TTGTGCTCGGTAACACCCACGTTAGCGCGGCCAGAGTCGAGCAACGCATCGCCGATTTTCTGGTTCAGCAGCGCGATAGCTGCATCGCTGCTGTGAGCCAGTTGCTCAGGACGGTAGCGGAACAGTACGCTGGCCAGCTGTGGCTGCATGACCAGTTCCAGCGACGGCTCAGCGGTGACGAATTTCGCCACGTCTTGTGCCAGCGTTACCCCGTGATCGATAATTTCGGCGTACTGCTTCTGCCCTAACGCTTCCAGACCCATCCACAATTTCAACGCATCGAAACGACGGGTGGTCTGCAACGATTTGGACACCAGATTCGGCACGCCCGCTTCTTCGTCAAACTCGGAGTTCAGGTAAGCCGCCTGATAACGCATCAGCTCATAGTGGCGCGCTTCTTTCAGCAGGAAAGCGCCGCAGCTGATGGTCTGGAAGAACTGCTTGTGGAAGTCCAGGGTGATGGAATCCACTAACTCGATGCCATCCAGATAGTCACGGTATTTTTCAGACAGCAACAGCGCGCCGCCCCAGGCCGCATCCACATGCACCCAAATCTGCTGCTCAGCGGCCAGCAGGGCAATCTCACGCAGCGGATCAATCGCACCTGCATCGGTGGTACCCGCGGTCGCCACAATTGCCAGAATTTGCTCGCCGTTGGCCTGCGCCGCAGCAAGTTTCTCTTTCAGATCGTTAACGTCCATACGGGCAAACTCATCGGTTTTCACCAGAGTGACCGACTGATAACCCAGACCGAGCAATGCCATGTTCTTCTGCACCGAGAAATGAGCATTTTCAGAACAGAATACTTTGATCTTCTTCAGATTACCGACCAGAC
Above is a window of Enterobacteriaceae bacterium Kacie_13 DNA encoding:
- a CDS encoding aspartate aminotransferase family protein encodes the protein MSELNPILAASAQSTEAYQQAIAQSSAAVVQWLQQPEMYQGKSVAELRERITLDFNPNGLGNQAAIERAIEYFLKDSLSVHHPQCVAHLHCPSLVISQAAEVLINATNQSMDSWDQSPSATIIEMKLIEWLRTQVGYQAGDAGVFTSGGTQSNLMGLMLARDAFFARQGHSVQQDGLVGNLKKIKVFCSENAHFSVQKNMALLGLGYQSVTLVKTDEFARMDVNDLKEKLAAAQANGEQILAIVATAGTTDAGAIDPLREIALLAAEQQIWVHVDAAWGGALLLSEKYRDYLDGIELVDSITLDFHKQFFQTISCGAFLLKEARHYELMRYQAAYLNSEFDEEAGVPNLVSKSLQTTRRFDALKLWMGLEALGQKQYAEIIDHGVTLAQDVAKFVTAEPSLELVMQPQLASVLFRYRPEQLAHSSDAAIALLNQKIGDALLDSGRANVGVTEHNGVTCLKLTLLNPTVTLDDVKVLLALVDKTAQQLLNA